One Branchiostoma floridae strain S238N-H82 chromosome 1, Bfl_VNyyK, whole genome shotgun sequence genomic region harbors:
- the LOC118428988 gene encoding ribosome-binding protein 1-like isoform X2, protein MDVSDPQTLAIAVFGGFVLVSAICIFLVSTFGMKETTYEEAMERQRRAIERELQQTRAEKQKAREKKPARFNKKEKPKKEPSGLPEPQRDTSTSPRVQEVKPFAEQKAQPETPPQPQPKAKGKAKDKNKENQAPNKEQTAPAAPKAAVKTVEPRVAKAQPQPVPVKAAVRVAPEPKGSPEPSRKVLAKETVKAEAAPLAQQVVAPAPSKKKKTTKIEAAVTVAGDAPGMTAVMDSLVTSVQAAKLSDVEMQQLVDIMLTKQGRKASDWAKAGQKADSVKKDDVEKKLQDEQKQVLAAHQKMKELRQELQQERVRFSTQETALQQKVSQQQQEIQALYTRMKTTHEQHLAENQKLHNQLAEIQTNSSQEAHIVQLQEENKILKSAVNEATKGTEMRIQNDLANLRTEHARLKNEYNSIQARLQAEEDGRRKAETSLTEAQQQVRQVHASQRDAESSLTKRLNEVTEQLRKSEAKNNAMGSDIKKSKEAADQAEAESKSLKDKLSSLESQLSSLQASQVAPEAPAVEDASGALQVQLGEIQAELSEVKSQLAQANQQLSQTQSESDDTKSQLKSSQSQLTDTCSQLEEARAQLQQAQTQLQEAVSLREQLEQRVEAADSQVAQSKLAQETKDKEVQELNKKNKALSEELESAKSSAVDTQAGGDAGAQELQLQLKDLQVQLAESRKTVEDKEKLIKELQEKSKAAEVPSANGDIEHKVEGSSMQTISVVEHELLISEKEKTVTQLQEEVAEKKAEIETLQTTVEQQKKKNNDLREKNWKAMDALNAAEKSLADKEKVTSAKDDTATSDQDRSQAREALQRIFPDISMDASLEYQVWLTSFEKAALSRLEELQTAAKQSAKVPTQTSKDEGVEAQLAEAAEREKELQEECEKYKTVLADTESILNRLQSSVESEEQKWQEKLRLANEDLEQARGEVRAMQEAVQQVKSESQQGSEEQGRLQDQLKVLQEERDKLQQELQTLQAAAGSGQAENGPAGPTEEDLSKRDEEIAALKARLEKEKKLCKELGSAATKLQSLLKTAEDQLKKERENVKKLQGNSEEKGSTDQSDVVEAPQSLNQSQIEKDLADALQEVQATPDDGTSV, encoded by the exons ATGGATGTGTCTGACCCACAAACTCTGGCCATCGCCGTCTTCGGCGGCTTTGTGCTAGTGTCTGCCATCTGTATCTTCCTGGTCTCGACCTTCGGTATGAAGGAGACGACCTACGAGGAAGCGATGGAACGCCAGCGGCGGGCTATCGAGAGGGAGCTCCAGCAGACTCGCGCCGAGAAGCAGAAGGCTCGGGAGAAGAAGCCGGCCCGGTTCAACAAGAAGGAGAAGCCGAAGAAAGAGCCGTCCGGCTTGCCTGAACCCCAGCGTGACACTTCCACCTCCCCGCGGGTGCAGGAAGTCAAGCCGTTCGCCGAGCAGAAGGCCCAACCCGAGACACCGCCGCAGCCACAGCCCAAAGCCAAGGGCAAGGCCAAGGATAAGAATAAGGAGAACCAGGCCCCCAATAAGGAGCAGACAGCCCCCGCGGCCCCCAAGGCGGCAGTGAAGACGGTGGAGCCACGTGTGGCCAAGGCGCAGCCCCAGCCGGTGCCGGTGAAGGCGGCGGTACGTGTAGCCCCAGAGCCCAAGGGATCCCCCGAGCCCTCCCGCAAGGTCCTGGCCAAGGAGACCGTCAAGGCGGAAGCTGCGCCCCTGGCCCAGCAGGTGGTAGCCCCTGCCCccagcaagaagaagaagacgaccAAGATCGAAGCGGCTGTCACCGTGGCAG GAGATGCCCCTGGTATGACAGCAGTGATGGACAGCCTGGTGACCAGCGTACAGGCTGCCAAGCTGTCAGACGTGGAGATGCAGCAGCTGGTCGACATCATGCTGACCAAGCAGGGCAGGAAGGCCTCCGACTGGGCCAAG GCTGGACAGAAAGCAGACTCTGTGAAGAAAGATGATGTAGAGAAGAAGCTCCAAGATG AGCAAAAGCAGGTTCTTGCAGCCCATCAGAAGATGAAGGAGCTGAGGCAGGAGTTGCAGCAGGAGCGCGTGCGGTTCTCCACCcaggagacagccctgcagCAGAAGGTTTCCCAGCAGCAGCAGGAGATCCAGGCGCTCTACACCCGCATGAAGACCACCCACGAGCAGCACCTGGCAGAGAACCAGAAGCTGCACAACCAGCTGGCCGAGATCCAGACCAACAGCAGCCAGGAGGCACACATTGTACAGCTGCAAGAG GAAAACAAGATCCTTAAGTCTGCTGTGAATGAGGCCACCAAGGG AACGGAGATGCGCATCCAGAACGACCTTGCCAACCTGCGTACGGAGCATGCCCGGCTGAAGAACGAGTACAACTCCATCCAGGCACGCCTGCAGGCGGAGGAGGACGGGCGCAGGAAGGCGGAGACCTCTCTCACGGAGGCACAGCAGCAGGTCAGGCAGGTGCACGCCAGCCAG CGTGATGCTGAATCCTCGCTCACCAAGCGACTGAATGAAGTCACCGAGCAGCTGAGGAAGTCTGAAGCGAAGAACAACGCCATGGGTTCTGACATCAAGAAGTCAAAG GAGGCTGCTGACCAAGCAGAAGCAGAAAGCAAGTCACTGAAAGACAAACTTTCCTCCCTGGAAAGTCAGCTCTCCTCTCTCCAGGCTAGCCAGGTGGCACCTGAAGCACCTGCCGTGGAGGATGCTTCAGGTGCCCTACAGGTGCAGCTGGGTGAGATCCAGGCCGAGCTTAGCGAGGTGAAATCTCAGCTGGCCCAGGCTAACCAGCAGCTGTCCCAGACCCAGTCGGAATCGGACGACACCAAGTCGCAGCTGAAAAGCTCGCAGTCGCAGCTGACAGACACCTGTTCGCAGCTGGAGGAAGCACGTGCTCAGCTGCAGCAGGCGCAGACGCAGCTGCAGGAGGCTGTGTCTCTGAGAGAGCAGCTGGAACAGAGAGTAGAGGCTGCCGACTCACAGGTGGCTCAGAGCAAGCTGGCCCAGGAGACCAAGGACAAAGAAGTCCAG GAGCTCAATAAGAAGAACAAGGCGTTGTCTGAGGAGTTGGAGTCTGCCAAGTCCTCGGCTGTGGACACCCAGGCGGGAGGGGACGCAGGTGCTCAGGAGTTGCAGCTGCAGCTGAAGGACCTACAGGTGCAGCTGGCTGAGAGCAGGAAGACTGTGGAGGACAAGGAGAAACTCATCAAG GAGCTTCAGGAGAAATCTAAGGCTGCTGAAGTGCCAAGTGCCAATGGAGACATAGAACACAAG GTGGAGGGGTCTAGTATGCAGACCATCAGTGTTGTTGAACATGAACTTCT CATCAGTGAAAAGGAGAAGACAGTGACCCAGCTGCAGGAGGAGGTTGCTGAGAAGAAGGCGGAGATCGAGACACTCCAGACTACAGTGGAgcagcagaagaagaaaaacaac GATCTTCGCGAGAAAAACTGGAAAGCAATGGATGCTCTAAACGCTGCAGAAAAATCTCTCGCTGACAAAGAGAAAGTTACCAGTGCCAAG GATGACACGGCCACGTCAGACCAGGACAGGAGTCAGGCCAGAGAAGCCCTGCAGAGAATCTTCCCAGACATCTCCATGGACGCCTCCCTGGAGTACCAGGTCTGGCTCACCAGCTTCGAGAAGGCTGCGCTTTCCAGGCTAGAGGAGCTGCAGACAGCTGCCAAACAGTCTGCCAAAGTGCCTACACAGACTTCTAAG GATGAAGGTGTGGAGGCCCAGCTTGCGGAGGCAgcagagagggagaaagaaCTGCAGGAGGAATGTGAGAAATACAAGACAGTCCTGGCAGACACA GAGTCCATCCTGAACAGACTGCAGAGCAGTGTGGAGTCTGAGGAACAGAAGTGGCAGGAGAAGCTGAGGTTAGCAAACGAAGACCTCGAACAG GCCAGAGGAGAGGTCCGTGCAATGCAGGAAGCCGTACAGCAGGTGAAGTCTGAGAGCCAGCAGGGTTCGGAGGAGCAGGGGCGTCTGCAGGACCAGCTCAag GTGCTGCAGGAGGAGAGGGACAAGCTGCAGCAGGAGCTGCAGACCCTGCAGGCTGCTGCAGGGAGTGGCCAGGCGGAGAACGGGCCCGCAGGTCCCACGGAGGAGGATCTCAGTAAAAGGGATGAGGAGATCGCTGCACTCAAG GCAcgtcttgagaaggagaagaagttGTGTAAGGAGCTGGGCTCGGCCGCCACCAAACTTCAATCCCTGCTCAAGACAGCAGAGGATCAACTCAAAAAGGAAAGGGAAAATGTCAAAAAGCTACAG GGGAATTCTGAGGAAAAG
- the LOC118428988 gene encoding ribosome-binding protein 1-like isoform X7 — translation MDVSDPQTLAIAVFGGFVLVSAICIFLVSTFGMKETTYEEAMERQRRAIERELQQTRAEKQKAREKKPARFNKKEKPKKEPSGLPEPQRDTSTSPRVQEVKPFAEQKAQPETPPQPQPKAKGKAKDKNKENQAPNKEQTAPAAPKAAVKTVEPRVAKAQPQPVPVKAAVRVAPEPKGSPEPSRKVLAKETVKAEAAPLAQQVVAPAPSKKKKTTKIEAAVTVAGDAPGMTAVMDSLVTSVQAAKLSDVEMQQLVDIMLTKQGRKASDWAKAGQKADSVKKDDVEKKLQDEQKQVLAAHQKMKELRQELQQERVRFSTQETALQQKVSQQQQEIQALYTRMKTTHEQHLAENQKLHNQLAEIQTNSSQEAHIVQLQEENKILKSAVNEATKGTEMRIQNDLANLRTEHARLKNEYNSIQARLQAEEDGRRKAETSLTEAQQQVRQVHASQRDAESSLTKRLNEVTEQLRKSEAKNNAMGSDIKKSKEAADQAEAESKSLKDKLSSLESQLSSLQASQVAPEAPAVEDASGALQVQLGEIQAELSEVKSQLAQANQQLSQTQSESDDTKSQLKSSQSQLTDTCSQLEEARAQLQQAQTQLQEAVSLREQLEQRVEAADSQVAQSKLAQETKDKEVQELNKKNKALSEELESAKSSAVDTQAGGDAGAQELQLQLKDLQVQLAESRKTVEDKEKLIKELQEKSKAAEVPSANGDIEHKVEGSSMQTISVVEHELLISEKEKTVTQLQEEVAEKKAEIETLQTTVEQQKKKNNDLREKNWKAMDALNAAEKSLADKEKVTSAKDDTATSDQDRSQAREALQRIFPDISMDASLEYQVWLTSFEKAALSRLEELQTAAKQSAKVPTQTSKDEGVEAQLAEAAEREKELQEECEKYKTVLADTESILNRLQSSVESEEQKWQEKLRLANEDLEQARGEVRAMQEAVQQVKSESQQGSEEQGRLQDQLKVLQEERDKLQQELQTLQAAAGSGQAENGPAGPTEEDLSKRDEEIAALKARLEKEKKLCKELGSAATKLQSLLKTAEDQLKKERENVKKLQVQATPDDGTSV, via the exons ATGGATGTGTCTGACCCACAAACTCTGGCCATCGCCGTCTTCGGCGGCTTTGTGCTAGTGTCTGCCATCTGTATCTTCCTGGTCTCGACCTTCGGTATGAAGGAGACGACCTACGAGGAAGCGATGGAACGCCAGCGGCGGGCTATCGAGAGGGAGCTCCAGCAGACTCGCGCCGAGAAGCAGAAGGCTCGGGAGAAGAAGCCGGCCCGGTTCAACAAGAAGGAGAAGCCGAAGAAAGAGCCGTCCGGCTTGCCTGAACCCCAGCGTGACACTTCCACCTCCCCGCGGGTGCAGGAAGTCAAGCCGTTCGCCGAGCAGAAGGCCCAACCCGAGACACCGCCGCAGCCACAGCCCAAAGCCAAGGGCAAGGCCAAGGATAAGAATAAGGAGAACCAGGCCCCCAATAAGGAGCAGACAGCCCCCGCGGCCCCCAAGGCGGCAGTGAAGACGGTGGAGCCACGTGTGGCCAAGGCGCAGCCCCAGCCGGTGCCGGTGAAGGCGGCGGTACGTGTAGCCCCAGAGCCCAAGGGATCCCCCGAGCCCTCCCGCAAGGTCCTGGCCAAGGAGACCGTCAAGGCGGAAGCTGCGCCCCTGGCCCAGCAGGTGGTAGCCCCTGCCCccagcaagaagaagaagacgaccAAGATCGAAGCGGCTGTCACCGTGGCAG GAGATGCCCCTGGTATGACAGCAGTGATGGACAGCCTGGTGACCAGCGTACAGGCTGCCAAGCTGTCAGACGTGGAGATGCAGCAGCTGGTCGACATCATGCTGACCAAGCAGGGCAGGAAGGCCTCCGACTGGGCCAAG GCTGGACAGAAAGCAGACTCTGTGAAGAAAGATGATGTAGAGAAGAAGCTCCAAGATG AGCAAAAGCAGGTTCTTGCAGCCCATCAGAAGATGAAGGAGCTGAGGCAGGAGTTGCAGCAGGAGCGCGTGCGGTTCTCCACCcaggagacagccctgcagCAGAAGGTTTCCCAGCAGCAGCAGGAGATCCAGGCGCTCTACACCCGCATGAAGACCACCCACGAGCAGCACCTGGCAGAGAACCAGAAGCTGCACAACCAGCTGGCCGAGATCCAGACCAACAGCAGCCAGGAGGCACACATTGTACAGCTGCAAGAG GAAAACAAGATCCTTAAGTCTGCTGTGAATGAGGCCACCAAGGG AACGGAGATGCGCATCCAGAACGACCTTGCCAACCTGCGTACGGAGCATGCCCGGCTGAAGAACGAGTACAACTCCATCCAGGCACGCCTGCAGGCGGAGGAGGACGGGCGCAGGAAGGCGGAGACCTCTCTCACGGAGGCACAGCAGCAGGTCAGGCAGGTGCACGCCAGCCAG CGTGATGCTGAATCCTCGCTCACCAAGCGACTGAATGAAGTCACCGAGCAGCTGAGGAAGTCTGAAGCGAAGAACAACGCCATGGGTTCTGACATCAAGAAGTCAAAG GAGGCTGCTGACCAAGCAGAAGCAGAAAGCAAGTCACTGAAAGACAAACTTTCCTCCCTGGAAAGTCAGCTCTCCTCTCTCCAGGCTAGCCAGGTGGCACCTGAAGCACCTGCCGTGGAGGATGCTTCAGGTGCCCTACAGGTGCAGCTGGGTGAGATCCAGGCCGAGCTTAGCGAGGTGAAATCTCAGCTGGCCCAGGCTAACCAGCAGCTGTCCCAGACCCAGTCGGAATCGGACGACACCAAGTCGCAGCTGAAAAGCTCGCAGTCGCAGCTGACAGACACCTGTTCGCAGCTGGAGGAAGCACGTGCTCAGCTGCAGCAGGCGCAGACGCAGCTGCAGGAGGCTGTGTCTCTGAGAGAGCAGCTGGAACAGAGAGTAGAGGCTGCCGACTCACAGGTGGCTCAGAGCAAGCTGGCCCAGGAGACCAAGGACAAAGAAGTCCAG GAGCTCAATAAGAAGAACAAGGCGTTGTCTGAGGAGTTGGAGTCTGCCAAGTCCTCGGCTGTGGACACCCAGGCGGGAGGGGACGCAGGTGCTCAGGAGTTGCAGCTGCAGCTGAAGGACCTACAGGTGCAGCTGGCTGAGAGCAGGAAGACTGTGGAGGACAAGGAGAAACTCATCAAG GAGCTTCAGGAGAAATCTAAGGCTGCTGAAGTGCCAAGTGCCAATGGAGACATAGAACACAAG GTGGAGGGGTCTAGTATGCAGACCATCAGTGTTGTTGAACATGAACTTCT CATCAGTGAAAAGGAGAAGACAGTGACCCAGCTGCAGGAGGAGGTTGCTGAGAAGAAGGCGGAGATCGAGACACTCCAGACTACAGTGGAgcagcagaagaagaaaaacaac GATCTTCGCGAGAAAAACTGGAAAGCAATGGATGCTCTAAACGCTGCAGAAAAATCTCTCGCTGACAAAGAGAAAGTTACCAGTGCCAAG GATGACACGGCCACGTCAGACCAGGACAGGAGTCAGGCCAGAGAAGCCCTGCAGAGAATCTTCCCAGACATCTCCATGGACGCCTCCCTGGAGTACCAGGTCTGGCTCACCAGCTTCGAGAAGGCTGCGCTTTCCAGGCTAGAGGAGCTGCAGACAGCTGCCAAACAGTCTGCCAAAGTGCCTACACAGACTTCTAAG GATGAAGGTGTGGAGGCCCAGCTTGCGGAGGCAgcagagagggagaaagaaCTGCAGGAGGAATGTGAGAAATACAAGACAGTCCTGGCAGACACA GAGTCCATCCTGAACAGACTGCAGAGCAGTGTGGAGTCTGAGGAACAGAAGTGGCAGGAGAAGCTGAGGTTAGCAAACGAAGACCTCGAACAG GCCAGAGGAGAGGTCCGTGCAATGCAGGAAGCCGTACAGCAGGTGAAGTCTGAGAGCCAGCAGGGTTCGGAGGAGCAGGGGCGTCTGCAGGACCAGCTCAag GTGCTGCAGGAGGAGAGGGACAAGCTGCAGCAGGAGCTGCAGACCCTGCAGGCTGCTGCAGGGAGTGGCCAGGCGGAGAACGGGCCCGCAGGTCCCACGGAGGAGGATCTCAGTAAAAGGGATGAGGAGATCGCTGCACTCAAG GCAcgtcttgagaaggagaagaagttGTGTAAGGAGCTGGGCTCGGCCGCCACCAAACTTCAATCCCTGCTCAAGACAGCAGAGGATCAACTCAAAAAGGAAAGGGAAAATGTCAAAAAGCTACAG